The genomic window CGGACAAGGTATGTGCGATGGATATGTCGGTCATCTCAAGCTTACTTTCAAGATCGGTTTTAGGAGATTCGCCTAAAATTATGGGCAAATTGGTTGCAACTGGATTGTTTCCGATGCGGATTTTACCAAGCGTGAGACCTCAGGCAGTATAACGTGTGCTTTCAGTAGCCACCTGATGTCATTTATAATCTTCATTCACTACTGCTTCCTGAATAATTAGCTTGGTGGAATAGGTTATTTTTGATATTGTTTGTACATGTTTATCAGTAGTTGTTACTACTTTTCTCTTAGTTAAGCGTAGAACAGATGGTCTGATTTGGGTGtatttatcttcatgattatttCTTCTAGATTAAATATCAGGCACACACAACTAGGTGTTGCACATCTTCTCCCTTGGGAACATTGATCTTCAATCCCTGTTTCTCCAGTGTTGACATGACTGCCTAAAACTGCACAATTGGAATGATCAGTCCATGTAGATTGGAAGGGTAATACTCCCTCcctctcaaaataagtgactcaacattgtactagctctagtacaaagttagtacaaaatcgagtcacttattttgggacggagggagtagaatataaACCCATTGTTGTTTGATTGTTTCATCAATTAGCATATCGGTATGTGCTGTATTGAGTGTTCGAGAGGCTAAGTGTTGGTCTGATAAGTTACCTTGCCATGTCAATGTCCAGAAATAGCATTTGCAGACATGCTATCCATGTAGATGGACAATGCGAAACTACATGATACCATGAAATGTGTCAACATACATATCTGCAAACTGTATGATCTATCTAAACCTTTGTCCTTTTTCTCCTTTGCTGTCCGTGGTCATTCTTGCGCTGGTGCACAACTTGTTTGTGCCTGGCCCTATGCTGGCCTCATAGGGTCTAGAAGCATGTATAAGGCACAAATAACAGTTCAATGGCAATTTTCTTTTTTAAATGGGAAGAAGACGTTTGGAGGAGATAGTGCTTTAAGGTTTTCTTGGATCCTAACAAGAGGAAGTCTTCTAGTCGGATAGTACTCTTTCTACTTTACGTCAATTTTCAAACTTGATTTGAATCCAGAGGGTTAGATACAGGGTGATAACTGCTTTGTCATTGTAATGAGATTTAGGTTTGGTTATATATCAAAACCTATTTTGTAAGTTGTGGCTATACCTGATTCTTTGATGAAGTTAAAGGTTTCTAGTTCTACAAGTAGACGATAAGTCCATGATTGCCAATTGGTGGGGGCTAGCTGCCGGCTCGATCTGACTGGCAGTTGACTAGTAATTCCAAGTAGCCTAATTTGGTGGTCTCTGGCCCACTATCATGAGTTCGGGAAGTGGGGGAGTAAGTTGGTCTCCTGAGTCAAGTTAAAGTTGGATTTTTAGTGCAGCAGATTAAATCGTAGAAAGAAGAGCGCGTGAGAGGTGGAAAACGTTAGTCCTGTCTCCCGGAGATTTATGTCAGCTATCTATTTTTGTGCTACTATAGAAGTACGCTTTAGTGCCCACTAAAAGTCGCATGAAACATGCATTATAAACTTAAACCTGCTGCCTGCCTACTGAAATCCCCCGAGACTAGTAGGCCTGGCCACTGGTGGCAACTAACCGACTTATTGAAAACAATGTCCTTCATGTGTATAGATGAATTCTTAATTCTTATGTGTGACCTATGACTGCTGCATGTCAAGTACGTTTGTCCTGCAGCAAGTAAAATCATATTACAGTGGGTTATATCATGAGCTATATGATTAGGGTCTTCTTCGTTTCTTTTCTTGCTTTTGCTGAATGTATACACTTATATTGCATTATTATGGTGTTCAGTAACTGAACTGGTAAATTTTGCAAGGATACAGTATGATACTTTGTGTTGCTAATTCTGCTTTCCATTTGCATAGCTTTTATCGGTAGTTATGATAGCTACTTTCTGAAGCTTCGCCCCTCAGTTCAGTTTGCTTGCGATATGACTACTGTGTGAGTGTATGTTCCGCTTCCTGGTCGCAGATGGTCTTGCGTGTAGCATTTCTTTTTACTCTGGTCTGTGGAGACATATACTTTTGTCGTCATAATCTCTTGAAGTACTTTTGTATGTAACATGATTGTGCTGAATCTTGTATGGTGATGAAATTGTGCGTCTCGTTAACCCCATTTTCTTGTATTTTACAGAATGGGATGACAAGGAAGATGGCAACGAAGCTGTCCAGCAATGGGAGGATGACTGGGATGACGACGACGTGAATGACGATTTCTCACTGCAGCTGAGGAAAGAGCTGGAGGGAGGCAACACTCAGAAGAGCTGAACTACTTCCCCATCCATATCAAAGCTGTAGTACACTTTATCTTCGATCAGGCACTGTGTGGCCACTGCTCTCTGAACCTGCGATACTTCCCTAGCAATATCAAGCTGTGATACTTATCTTCGTTTCAGTACTGTGTATCAGACTTTGTACCGTACTGCATGTAGTTATCGGCTGCGAGCAGCACAACTTGTGGAACAGTGATAGTTACCAGACAGTATCGCAATTACCCGGAAGTTTGTCGACATGCAGGAATTCCCGTATGGTCTGGTCCCGGCACTGCGGTAGCCGTCTATTGAACCAGGGCATCCTTAATCTTCTATCCAATGCGGTCCATTGCTTTATATCCTTCTTCAAACTTCTCACCGGAAGAGAATGATAATGTAAGAGCAACTTCAGGTCTTAAGCAAAGTCGCCAAAGGCATTTGAACTCTATAATAACCGCCAATATTGAAGTACGATGCTAAAAAGACCTTTTGAACTCTGTACAGTTGTCATCCACCCCTTTGCCGCCATAATTTTTGGAGCGTTGTTCATCTCTTAGCACACATTTTTGGAGCTCGCTCTAAATTTAGTTCGAATAGCTACTTGGATTCCCATGGCAACCCGTTGGGTAGCCGCCATACATCATCATCTTCTTGTTATAAAAGGCCGACACCCTCTCTGACTAGTGCCATTTCCCTCTCTCCCGCCTTCAATCCACCAATGCTTCCTTACCGATGACGCGCCCAAAAGAGCTCCCCTTCATATTTTATTTTGGGGATGAGGTGGAGAAGAAGCGAGATCCCCTTGTTGAACATTGGGCGGACTTCGACGTGGCCAAAGAGGCGTGGCGCCAAGAGAAGGTGGAAGGGGAGAGGCGGATTTGAGACAGCGCGCTTGCACACACTGCCGTCAACGCTGATGACTTGCCGGTCCGTTTAAGTCAAAACGGACAAAGTTCACGGCCCAACGCGCGAGAGCAACCGCAAATTATGTTCAACTCGACTCAAATCCAGCGCAATTTTGGGCCGGATTTGCGTCCAGATGGACACTGGACGGACGCGCATGCGTCCTCTCGTCGTCTGCCATCGGACCCGCACGTCGACCGTGCAACTGCTTCCACCGGCCCATTTAATCCGCACGGGTGGTCGGACCAGCACGTCGGCCTCCCAGCCGCCCTCTAACCCGTCTTTTTTTAATTGCTGAAGTTGTGGACCGGCCAGTCCACTTCCAGCCGCATCCACACACTGCCACTGCCCCGTCACGCTCCGACAACCGCAAACCTAGCGCAACCCCCCGCTCCTCATTCCTCGCTCCCCGCAGGCCGTCGGCATGGGGATGTGGAAGTGGATCCCCGACAAGGAAAGGAAGCACGACCATGAAGCGAGGTCCTCCTTTGTGTCCTCAGGGAGCACCACCCGCCTACTCCACCTCGCCGCCCTCATTCATTTCCCCGCTGACGACCCCGTCGCACATGCGGCCCTACATCAAGGGCGACTTTGCCAGTGCTACTGGGACCACAACCACGCAGCGACATG from Triticum aestivum cultivar Chinese Spring chromosome 3B, IWGSC CS RefSeq v2.1, whole genome shotgun sequence includes these protein-coding regions:
- the LOC123069673 gene encoding protein DELETION OF SUV3 SUPPRESSOR 1(I) → MAAAAPADAKAEAAKMDLLEDDDEFEEFEIDQEWDDKEDGNEAVQQWEDDWDDDDVNDDFSLQLRKELEGGNTQKS